From the genome of Brassica oleracea var. oleracea cultivar TO1000 chromosome C4, BOL, whole genome shotgun sequence:
TACCACAATGTTGTTGTTTCAAATGATAGATAGAGATCGATTGTGTTTTACTTTTCAATTTCTTGATACAGAATCCAATGAAATAAAACTAATATTAATACTACCGCTTTTATAATGGGTTGTTGAGCCATTATTTATAACGTTATATATTACTATCAGTCAAAATTATAGAGAGATTCTACGCAATTAAATTATAACCAATGTTTAAAATCGTTTAAAAATATATATTTTTAAACCACAAAAATTGACAAAAATAATTTAAAAATATAAAAATTATTTACAAATCGAATTAAAAATTAGTTAAGCTATCTAAGTTAACTAAAAATTATTCAAAATAACAAATAAAACAACTACAAAAATATTTTGAATATTCTAAAATATTTAATCACTTTAACATATATTACAACATTAACATATTTAGCTAATTTCAGATATCTTCGGATCCTAATTCGGATTTCGATTTGATTCGGGTTATAACCGAACCCCAAAGTACTAAGCTCATAAGTCTCGTTCGGATATTTTTGTAAAACAGTTCGGATCCGGTTTTGATTTTTCCGGTTCGGGTTTAAATAGGTACTTCGAATTGAGGTAAAAACGCTTTGGCCTAATTTTGCTTAAGAATGATTGGGCTAGTGATTTGCGTAAGAATAATTTGTCATTTTTTTATTGCTGATAATTTAAATTAGCATAGCTGTTAAATTAACTGCCGGCCCAAAGAAACCTAACTAATTTGGTATTGTGTGCTTTTAATCGTAAACCTTACTAAGAAAATAATTGAAACTGAAAAAGACGGGAAAATTGCCAAAACAGAATAAAAAAATAGAATGGTTGTCCCTATGGTATAAATTCAATCTAAAGTTGTCCCTATAGTATAATTTTCTTCATAATACCTAAACTAACCTTAAACTAATCCCAAATTGTATTTAAAAAATATGGAAATCAATTTGTAAAAATGGTTGCCGAATAAAAAAGAAAAACAAAGGGAAAATTGGAAAATGGATTAAAACCATTCTGTTTTTTTTTTTCCCGTAACCCTAATAAAGAAAACAATCTCTCCGCCTCTCTATACGGCGACGACGAAGGCGATTCTGTCTTCTCCGGTGAAATCAACGGCGACTGCAGACGCCACCGGTGGAACCCGTTTCTTTTCCCCTACCGGTGGAACCCTTTGTCTTCTCCTACATATTGAAGGTAAACACCAACGTTCTCCATCCAATTTCAATCATAAAGTTTGTTTCTTTCTCCTTCTTGTTCTAATACTTTTCTCTGGATCTCTGGATATCTCGACAAACAAAGGCGATTTCGGAACTTCTCTTGGTCATTGGTGAAATCGAGTTTGTCTTCAACCTCCCCGCCTCTCTCTTTCTCCGACATTGCTAGCGCATAAGGTATGTTCTCAATACTTCATATGTCAAGTGGTTTGAGTTCTTCATTCGGGTTTGAAGCTAGCATTTCTCTCTTTCTTTATCCGGTTCTTTATTGCATTTCTCTGTGTTTGAGTTCTTCATTTGGGTTACTCTTTTTATATTCGTTTCTTAGGATTTTAAGTGTTGTTAACTGATTATATGAACAGATTTCGATTGTGAATTGGCTTACTTTGATTAACAGATTTCTTGTGTTTGTCTCTGCTTCAATCAATTTCAGTCTTTAACTTGAATCAATTTTTTTTGTCTTTTCTAGATATGGAGTTAGAGCTACCTAAGCGAGTGTATGCAGAGGGTTTAGAACCTCAGGTGAAGAAGATCAATAACTGCTGCCGCATGGAACTTATCAGAGATCTGAAGAAAGCTATGCCTGCGGAGTACGATGATGTCAAGATAGATCCTGTTTTCAAACATATCATGGCGATTGCGGAAAATAACCTCAAGTTTTCGGGGAAATTGGTGGATAGCTTCTTGTGTAAGCAGCTGATTACCTCGAAGATGCATGAGAAGTGGTTTATATTTGCAAGGAAGCCTCTCCGGTTTTCGCTTCAGGAGTACCACACTGTGACAGGCCTCAAGATCTCGCGGGAAAGTAGCTGTGACGTAATTAAATGGAAAAGTGATGGCGGATTTTGGAGTGAACTACTAAGGACAGGTGGTAAGATCACCTTGCAGTCGATCAAAAAGGTGCATCTACAAGAAGTTCACAGCTGGTCTCGGCGTGATAGGATGAGGTTGATCTACTTGTGTGTGATAATGGGTGTGGTGATGGGGAGAGATGAGAAGGTGAACATCCCTCATATGTACATCAAGCTGGTGATGGATCTCGAGAAGCTTCGGAACTTCCATTGGGGTCTTCACTCCTACGACTTCTTACTGAGTTCCATTGAGAAGGTTAGGAAGAAGTTGGGTAAGAAGAACAGCTACATTTTCGAGGGGTTCTCCTATGCGTTCCAGATTTGGATTATGGAAGCAATTCCGGATTTTGGAGAAATATGTGGCAGCAAAGTCTCGGACAGTTTCTGCGGTCCAAGGTGTGGAAATTGGAAAGGAGTTGCAAAAGTTTCTTATGAAGATATCATTCAACTTGAGGAATCGTTTACTGAGAAGGTATGAATATTTATTGTATTCTTTTATATGGCTGTTGCATATTTTTTAAAGGTTATAATGATGTTTTATTGGTTGATTTGTAGTTAGGTAAATAATTAATGATGTTTTATTGGTTGATTTGTGGTTAGGTAAATAATTAAGGGAAAATTTGGATAAATGCACTTCAATAAGAATATAATTTGAAAAATACACCTTTGTTTAAGCTTTTTGAAAAATACACTTATCTATATATAAATTTACCAAATTGCCCAATCTTAATAGTTATCAATTTCTATTAAACAATTTTTAAAAAAATTATTTTAAAAGAAAATCGTTAGAGATAGGGAATTATTTGTGAATCCACTGTTCAGAATTTTTTCCAATTCTTTCATATACACATGAAAGTAATCTTTCGATAAGACTTCAATGCAAGATTGTGGTGTCTATACAATAAAGTTCATCGAGTGCCACTCGCTTGGATTGAAGTTGTCGATGGTGAATGATGGTAACATCAAAGAAGCTCGCCACAGAATTTTGTGGGATCTATGGGAAGCGGCAAACGACCCGGAATTGGTTGAGAGGATGTCAAATTATGAACCTCCAGAGTGTCTCACTTCAACCGTAGAAGAGATTCTGTGAGAATCGATTTTTAAATGTAACTAGTTCGGCTTTTATTCTAACTTTTAGGATAAAAATGCTTAATCTAATGTGTGTTTTATTAGGAACATGAATGCTTAATCCCTCTAATGAATTGCTTTTGGGTTTATTATTCTAAGTTTTTGACAATGTGTTTAATGAGACCCAAAAAAGTCATGTCGGCGACAACAATCAACCGTAACGAGACCCTAAACAATACCCTAAATGAGACAACATTCGAAAACATAACGATACCCTAAACATACCCTAAACAGAAACCAGTCATTCAATCGAGAGTCTAAAAACACATAACGAGACCCTAAACATGCCCTACATAACGAGATCCTAAACATGCCCTACATAACGAAACCCTAAACATACCCTAACGAGAAACCAAAACAACATTAATCATGCATTCTAATAGCCGTTGTAGAAGAAATCAACCGATAAGAGTATATAAACGAATCAAATCCAATACACTAAACTTGGTTTCTTGTAAACTCGACTTTTGATCCAAATCAGCAATAAAACCCGACCCGAATTAGATCCACAAATAACCTAATACCCGACATATTTAAACCAAAAACCCGAGTTTTCCCCATTTTTTCAGAATTCTCTTCTCTGTCGAGAACATTTTTCTCTCTGAATCAATTTTCCTAAAACATGAATACTCCAAGGCGATATTCGTACGGGGTGCCATCTAGGTGCTGGTGTGGGAAGGGGGTTGTGATTTTCTATTCGAGAACAGATGAGAATCCTTACCGACGGTTCTATAGATGCGAAATTGGGTCACAGGTTCATGGTTTCGATTTGTTTAAGGATTCAAATACATAATAGTTATCTGTTCATATCGAAACTCTGTTTTGTTAAAGGCGTTGGTCATGGCTTTGATATCTTTTGTCTGAATCGATTTTTGATTAAGAGAGATGAACACGCTGTCCTGACTTTATTTTTCTTCTATGTAGCGAAAAAATGAAACCCATTTATTTAAGTGGGTTGATGAAGCTTTGGTTGATGAGTTTCAAAAGCTAGATGCAGAGCAAGGGAGAATAACAGAAGCAATTGAAGATCTGAAAACGAGTATGAAAGAGACAGTTGAAGAAGAAGTAAGGAAGCAAAAAAATTCCCTTGAATTAGGTTGTTTAGGAATCATTCTACTGTGTTTTGGTAAAGTCAAGAATGAATGAAACCAGTCTACTGGTTCTTAGTATTTTGCTTCAATCTCTTTTGTTCTTACAATGACTATGTCACATTTTATGGTTCTTACTATGGCTTTGTTTTGGTTCATTTTCGAGGGGTTTTCTCAAATCGAGTACAATGAAACTGAGAAAGAATGATGATGGCAATGTATAACAATGAAACTTAGAAGAATGATGCCAATGCTTAACAATGAAAATGAGAAAAAATCCAAACGAAATTTATCCAATTGAAAAGAGAACCTATAGTGTTTAGAAGAAAAAAACCGTACAAAGCAACCTGTGAAATTTATCCAAATGATGAGAATGCACTTTGAAATAAGCTCGCCTAGCTCGCCATCTACCGCCACTTGCAAACTTGAACAGAGCAACCTGTGACACAAAGAACCATACATCAAACACATAAACCAAGCTATAAAAACACATAAATTTACCGCCTATATAACCTCACCCCTTACCATTTGTGACTGACTATATTGGTACTTGACAAGTTGCTCTGTTGTGCCCACTAATACCACATCTACTACACTTCCGAGGCTGCTTTCTTCGTGATATTTGCGATGACCGAATTTTGTCTTCCGCAGTTTCATATCTGCGTTTTCTTTTTCTTCCAACTGATCTTCTTGTCTGTGGTGGTAAAACAATGACTTTCTTAACATCTTCTGGTATAGACCAAGCATCCTCAGGAACATCAATAGGATTTATGCTTTCTTCATAAGCTTCTCTCCAAGCTCCTGTAGTATACATCAAATCAGTCAATGTGTGTGGCTCTCTTCCAACATGAAAACCAGCTTTAATTGCGTGCCTACAAGGGATCTTCATAAGGGTGTACTTTCCACATGAACAAGTCCTTCTATCCAAATCAACTAAGCAGTCGAATTTATCACCTCTAACAAGCAATCGACCAGCACTGACAGGGTAAACTACAAATGTGGCGCCTTTCCCGATTCTCCTCTCTATTTTTTTCTCTACATCTTTAGTCAGAGGATGTTTATGCTTTGAAATCAGTTTCTTACGCTCATAAAACCATTGTGTTAACATTTCCCTGATACTGTCTAACAAAGGGATGACTGGATACTCTCTCGGTGAACGCAAAGCAGAGTTGATAGATTCAGCAGGATTGGTTGTCCTTATGTCGTATCTGTATCCAGGGAATTGACATCTAGCCCATTTTTGCACATCAGCTTCCCTAAGATAATCTCCAATTGCCGGACTGATATTACACACAGTAGCAAATGTCTTCTCAAACTCAGAAACTCGATAAGCCTTGGACGCCTTTGAAACCAACCCAGCAAGTCCTTTCCCATGGAAATATGTGACCACATTATTCAACAAATGATGAATACAAATCCCGTGTCTGGCTGATGGATACACGTTTTCAATTGCCTTAGCGATAGACCCATGTCTGTCTGAAATAAAAGCCAAATCATGATCATCTGCAATGACAACCTTAAGTTGTCTCATAAACCATTCCCAAGAACGCTCATTCTCTGAGTCGACTATTCCAAACGCAATAGGATACAAATTTGAATTTCCGTCTAAAGCCGTAGCAACCAGTAAAACTCCTTTGTATTTATTCTTCAAAAAGGTCCCATCGATCACAATAACCCGCCTCATGACTCTGTTAAATCCTCTTATCGATTGCCCAAATGCAATAAATAGGTAACGAAAGTTCTCATTTCCGTCAATCTCATAGGATGTGTGTGTACCTGGATTAGCCTCTCTCAGCATGTGCAAGTATTTTGGTATTTTCCCATAACTTCTCTCTGGAATACCTCTAACTGCACTGATCGCATATTCACGCGCATCCCATGCTAAAGATTTTGATATCTCGCATCCATGATCACTACGCATAATCTGTATGATATCATTACATTTCGGCCCTTCCTTGACGCCTACATACTTATGCATAATCAGACTGCCTATTGTTTTTGCTGAAGCAGTCTTACCCGCTTTGGTTTTGCTTGAAGGTGCGCATGTATGTTTACCGACATACTTCTTGATCATGAAATATGATGAATCCTTCAGACACTCTGCTCGAACACCCCAATTGCATGCATTATCTGCACATCTAACATACCAAAGTTGTCTATCCGTTTTGATAACCTGGTAGTCAAAGTTATGCTTCATTGCACACATCTCGAAAGTCGCCTTCAACAAAGTTTTGTTCTCAAAAAATTGTCCGACCTTAACAACATGGAGCAGAGAAAACTTTGACATTTTATGTATGTTCTCTTTTTCAGAGATCATGGTATCAGCATCATAGTCCCCATCCTCATCAACTGCGACTCCTTTCCGCTTTTCATTCTTCTTATTCCCCTGCCTCTCAGCATACACAGGAGCTGATTCGTCCCCATTGTCAAACGAGTTTCCTTTCTCTTCATGAGTACATGGATCAGCTGGCGGTTTGTTAAGATCAAAGGCTTCTTTATTCGGATTCTCAGCCTTGGCTTTACATGTTACACACAATCGAGTAGAAGCACTCTTTTGAACAAATCGAACAAAATTATGAAGCTGACGATCGTTTGCAATGATCACAGGTGGACATCCTGAAGTATTGATCAACTCAGCAGGTAGATAACTTAACTCCAAATCGGCTATGATTTCTTCTTCCATACCAAAATCCTCCAAAATCATCCTTTTTAATTCATCTAAAGTACAATTTGATTCCACTAACAATAGCCTACCCCCTTTGCCATCAGCCTCAAAAATCCATCCCGTAGTTGCACCTAATTCCCAAAGACCACATGTTGTATAGATATGCATCTAATCTAGAACAAAAGTTTCTGAAAATCAAAAGAGAAACTATGAAAAAATCATAGATTCATGAAGAAGAAAGGCAAAATCATTTTTTTTAAAAAAAATTGACAAAGAAAATCGAGCAGAACCATTTTAGGAAGTTAGAATATTTTTAGAATATTTTGTTAACTGACTTTCCTTTATTTTCGCCAAAAACAGGTGATTTTATTAGTAGAAGACACCTTCTACAATGCGTAGAACCATGAAAATAATAAGGAATGTAATTTCTACCTTCTTTAGACGTTTGTGTAGTTTTCAGATTTCACGTTCGAGAAATGTTAGAATACTTGTTTAGAGTAGAAACTGCATTTTTCAGAAACGTAGATATCTTTACAATTAGTAGAATTCGCATTCCCCATATTTAGATATTGAATCAAAAGTAGATTTTACGTTCCAAAACAAGTAGATGTACGTGTTTATTCTGGATTTTGCATTCTACTAACCCAATTTCCGTAGAAGACGATTTCTACTTTTAGTAGAACGTAAATTGGAAATTTTATTTATTAAGTTTTTGAAAAAATAAAAAATATGTCCTTCTGTATATTGGTGTTCCATTAATAGTTTATATTTTTAATAATTTTTTTGATTCATAAAACTATTTATTTTATTAAGTTTCAGAAATAAAAGGGTAAAAGAGAGATAAAATGGACAAAGTTGAATTTATACCATAGGGACAACCATTCTGTTTTTTTATTCTGTTTTGGCAATTTTCCCTTTTTTTATTTCGTCAACTACCACTACCACTGTGACGTTTAGAAGCATCTCCAATGTACACCTCTATAATTTTCTCTAAAATAGAGATCTCTATTATAGTGGTAAAAATCTCCAATGTATGCCTCTATAATAGAATTCTTCTAGAGGAAAATTACTTTTTGACTTTATATTTAGAAGTGAAAATAGCATATCTCTATATTTTTCCCTATAAATAGAGGAACTCTATTATAGAGGCATACATTGGATCATTTTCACCTCTATAATAAAGTTTCTCTATTTTATAGGAAAATGTAGAGATAGAAATAGGGGTGGGTTGGAGATGGTCATAGTCAAGCCCGAAAGCATGATTGAAAAAAGAAATGGAAGTGTGTTCGGTTTAATGGAGACGGAGAACGGATCGCACCAATTCACGATCAAAGGCTGCTCTCTCGCCAAAGGCATGAGCCCGGGGAGGTACATACAGAGCGACGTCTTCTCAGTGAACGGATACGACTGGGTGATCTACTTCTACCCCGACGGGAAGAATCCGGAGGAGAACTCCACGTACGTCTCTGTCTCTCTCTTCATCGCCTTGGCGAGCGATTCTAGCGACATTAGGGCTTTGTTCGAGCTAACGCTGATGGATCAGAGCGGTAGAGGGAGGCATAAGGTTCGTAGTCATTTTGATCGGGCGCTTGAAGGAGGTCCTTATACGCTTAAGTATAAAGGGAGCATGTGGTAATGGCATCTTGATTCTCTCCTTCCCTTACCTCTTGTCATCTCAGTGGTGTATTGGTCTGGAGATTAGTTTGCACTGCCACCACTCGCTCATCACAAAGTCGTGCCTTTCACCGGAGCAATTGTTCACAGTTCACCGGATCCATCACCATTCTTTATCACGTGTTGTTAATGTGGAGAAGAGATGAACAAAACGGAGCCACCGTCCACCATGGATCACCACCACGAGTCTTCCTTCACCAGAGATGACACGTTGGGTATGAATGATGACCAGGGAACGGCGATGAATAATGCATTCTATAACGTTCCTAAAAAAAATTACCCTTCACAAGGAATAATAATTCTCTCTTATTCTCTTTCATTCCCCTTTTTGTAGAGAATTAAAAAACAAAATTATTCCTTGTTAAATTTGATAAGAAACAACCATTCATTTTCATTCCTGCTATTTTATTCTCGTACATTCTTTTTTTATTCATTCCTCTTTCCCGGATGGTCACCAGTCAGACCCGTTGTGTTTTCAGAGGCCATCACCGCAAACCGTTGACGTTATGTACCAAGTCCGAGAAGTGTAGAACGTGAGCAAAGCTGGACCACCGCGTCTCACCACCACCGGCTCCGATCTATACCGCGTTAGCCGTGAGCCATTGGAGAAACAAGGCATGTCAACCAACCACCATCATCAACCGTGTCCTTGCATGTGTTTATGTGTAGTGAGTCTTATGCCAACCTGGAGTTACTTTCCCATCATTTTAAAATAAGGCGTACGAAGATTTATGGAACACGTTTCATTCAACACCATGATTAGGAAGGAATCTTTTAAAGTGATGTTAGGCGAGATCGTTCCCGAGCATTTCATGAGCTATATCCAATATTGGCTCAAGTGAGGGTCTACTTCTGAACTTCTCGTACACGGCATAGGACCTCAAATAAGTATAAATTATTTTTAATGTATTCCGTCTGTGTGAAATATAGTCTGTCATTGCTTGTTTAGTTTTAGGTTCTTTGCTTAAACCGGATATAGGGGTCTAGATGGTTCAACGTGATTGTTTCATTTAGAATTGGTGAATAAAAGTAATTGTTTATGAGGAGTCCTGAGATTGTTAGCCGAATAGAGAGATGTACTTCTGCAGGTCGGGTGTTTGTGTGAGGTTTGCTTCGGTCAGCTTAGTCGACCTGTTGACCGTAGCCTAGAGGTCGATAAGCGTCTCCGGGCGGTGTGTATGGGCACTAGTCCTATACAAGAAGCCTCTTATAGGGGGAGACCTCTATTTGGGGGTGTGCGAGCACTTATCCCGTAACTAGGGATCTTGTTTGTTTCTTGGGTACTTTAGGTGCCATGGTTGTCATATGTTAGGATTAAATTATATTTATTCGGAGTGCTATGTCCAAGTCCATGGACTTTGGATTTAGCATCTCATACCTCACTGAGTGACTCCCTTGTTACTTACCCATCTTTCTTCCCCATTTCAGGTGAGACAGATGAGTATATGATATTTGGACGGATTGGTGCTACTGGGCTTTTTATTCGATTTTTATTTGGACTTAGAGTGAGTGAAAGTTATATATATAGGCTATTTTATTATGAGTTATTGTTGGTGGCACGCTGTTCTCCAAATAGGAGGTGACAGGTGTCACGGTCTTATCATCAACTGTACCGTTGGCGTTGTTAGAGCTCGCCTTGAGGGTCCCAAACAGTTCGGCATTGTGCCACCACCGACTTCATCACGGCTGCACCACGGCTGACTTCATCACGGCTGCACCAAGACACATCACTACTTTGACTTTTCTAATTGTAATGAAAATAATTGTTTGTAGTATGTCTACAGTAGTGTATAGCTTTTGGCGAATGGAACATCTATTTGGCTTTGCGTGTTTGTAAAGGCTTTGGATTATTAAAAGCAAGCTTTGGAGTTAATCTTCTTTTTGTTGCTATCTCATCTAGGTCTGGGCATCCGGGTCTTCGGGTCGGGTTCGGGTCGGGTTCGGGTCGGGTATTGCCG
Proteins encoded in this window:
- the LOC106340502 gene encoding uncharacterized protein LOC106340502, with protein sequence MELELPKRVYAEGLEPQVKKINNCCRMELIRDLKKAMPAEYDDVKIDPVFKHIMAIAENNLKFSGKLVDSFLCKQLITSKMHEKWFIFARKPLRFSLQEYHTVTGLKISRESSCDVIKWKSDGGFWSELLRTGGKITLQSIKKVHLQEVHSWSRRDRMRLIYLCVIMGVVMGRDEKVNIPHMYIKLVMDLEKLRNFHWGLHSYDFLLSSIEKVRKKLGKKNSYIFEGFSYAFQIWIMEAIPDFGEICGSKVSDSFCGPRCGNWKGVAKVSYEDIIQLEESFTEKV
- the LOC106340766 gene encoding uncharacterized protein LOC106340766; amino-acid sequence: MHIYTTCGLWELGATTGWIFEADGKGGRLLLVESNCTLDELKRMILEDFGMEEEIIADLELSYLPAELINTSGCPPVIIANDRQLHNFVRFVQKSASTRLCVTCKAKAENPNKEAFDLNKPPADPCTHEEKGNSFDNGDESAPVYAERQGNKKNEKRKGVAVDEDGDYDADTMISEKENIHKMSKFSLLHVVKVGQFFENKTLLKATFEMCAMKHNFDYQVIKTDRQLWYVRCADNACNWGVRAECLKDSSYFMIKKYVGKHTCAPSSKTKAGKTASAKTIGSLIMHKYVGVKEGPKCNDIIQIMRSDHGCEISKSLAWDAREYAISAVRGIPERSYGKIPKYLHMLREANPGTHTSYEIDGNENFRYLFIAFGQSIRGFNRVMRRVIVIDGTFLKNKYKGVLLVATALDGNSNLYPIAFGIVDSENERSWEWFMRQLKVVIADDHDLAFISDRHGSIAKAIENVYPSARHGICIHHLLNNVVTYFHGKGLAGLVSKASKAYRVSEFEKTFATVCNISPAIGDYLREADVQKWARCQFPGYRYDIRTTNPAESINSALRSPREYPVIPLLDSIREMLTQWFYERKKLISKHKHPLTKDVEKKIERRIGKGATFVVYPVSAGRLLVRGDKFDCLVDLDRRTCSCGKYTLMKIPCRHAIKAGFHVGREPHTLTDLMYTTGAWREAYEESINPIDVPEDAWSIPEDVKKVIVLPPQTRRSVGRKRKRRYETAEDKIRSSQISRRKQPRKCSRCGISGHNRATCQVPI